The following are from one region of the Pseudodesulfovibrio piezophilus C1TLV30 genome:
- a CDS encoding C-GCAxxG-C-C family (seleno)protein, producing the protein MSDFVSKRVTEFFGSGRLYCAETVVSIMAEAGGRDSSDIVRMATGFCSGGARTDGQCGAVSGAIMGLGLYAGRRTVGEDYEPVYVLVQEFMERFDKQYESLSCTKLCGCNLASDAGRMQFKQKRVVETCIEIAVFAIETALGLLQEHGFLPDENESLKSRLAPCGLLCGKCLAYESGPIQLLSVGLAATLGDSFGVYAERFRHANPVFAQYPAFREMLDFFSRGSCTGCRGSGGLFRECAVSTCVVEHGVDYCYQCEYFPCGKHGMPEALAAVWKSRNEAMRELGPEEWCHQCQEQLRYP; encoded by the coding sequence ATGAGTGATTTCGTTAGCAAAAGAGTGACCGAATTCTTTGGGAGCGGAAGATTGTACTGTGCTGAGACCGTTGTGTCGATCATGGCCGAGGCAGGAGGCCGTGACTCGTCCGACATCGTTCGTATGGCAACCGGATTTTGCAGCGGCGGTGCGCGGACAGATGGTCAGTGTGGTGCTGTCTCTGGCGCGATCATGGGGCTTGGCCTCTATGCGGGACGGCGCACAGTCGGAGAGGACTATGAGCCAGTGTATGTGTTGGTGCAGGAATTTATGGAACGATTTGACAAACAGTACGAGTCTCTGTCCTGTACCAAGCTCTGTGGGTGCAATCTGGCTTCGGATGCAGGCCGTATGCAATTCAAGCAGAAGCGAGTTGTCGAAACCTGTATTGAAATAGCTGTTTTTGCCATTGAGACAGCGCTCGGTCTACTTCAGGAGCATGGCTTTCTGCCGGATGAGAATGAGAGTCTCAAGTCCCGGCTCGCTCCATGCGGGCTTTTATGCGGGAAATGTCTGGCATATGAAAGTGGGCCAATTCAACTTTTGAGCGTTGGTCTGGCTGCCACGCTGGGAGACTCTTTTGGTGTCTATGCCGAACGGTTTCGGCACGCGAATCCGGTATTTGCCCAGTATCCGGCCTTCAGGGAGATGCTGGACTTTTTCAGCCGGGGAAGCTGTACGGGATGCCGTGGGAGTGGGGGCCTTTTCAGGGAGTGTGCCGTCTCCACATGTGTGGTGGAACACGGGGTGGATTACTGTTACCAATGTGAGTATTTCCCTTGCGGGAAACATGGTATGCCCGAGGCGCTGGCCGCTGTTTGGAAAAGTCGGAATGAAGCCATGCGTGAGCTTGGTCCAGAGGAATGGTGCCATCAGTGTCAGGAACAACTCCGTTATCCATGA
- a CDS encoding AAA family ATPase translates to MITRILLENFMAHERTELELGPGVNALTGPNNTGKSALVEGLRCVATNPIPKHYIRHGAQEARVTVELEDGTRIVWIRKKRSSGYEMWRPGMEEPQKYWKFGRKPPEEVLAALRLDLVELETGGEIDVHVGNQREPVFLLNQPGSNAAAFFAASTEGAHLLAMQNLLKRKTQETKRSERELEDRLDSVHDSLDAFYSLPGIEMNLEKAREMEAQAQTVQDQIPRLEKTLSTYGSLLDDLARQSRRITSLNAVQPVPALTEVRDLNSLITHMGDVFRAFSKGVGVVRVLSVLRVLPEIEKTSRLALFCDHFRQLAKDLRTARAGCAAMDGLSAPPVPAETSGLAELTEALITSIYRARREQRRTEVLQSVVEPPSVTECGALESLLGEIGSLDLDRQRAQERFDALEKQLETLKDDIAYRVGEVGCCPTCGADINAEAFLDRGCRHDG, encoded by the coding sequence ATGATAACCAGGATACTTCTTGAAAATTTCATGGCTCATGAGCGCACTGAACTGGAGCTCGGTCCTGGCGTCAATGCGCTGACTGGTCCCAATAATACGGGTAAGTCTGCTCTTGTCGAAGGGCTGCGGTGCGTGGCGACCAACCCTATCCCGAAGCATTACATTCGGCATGGCGCACAGGAGGCGCGGGTCACGGTGGAGTTGGAGGATGGTACCAGGATTGTCTGGATACGCAAAAAGCGCTCCTCCGGGTATGAAATGTGGCGTCCTGGTATGGAAGAACCACAGAAGTATTGGAAATTTGGTCGGAAACCGCCCGAAGAAGTCCTGGCGGCGCTTCGCCTTGATCTCGTTGAGTTGGAAACCGGTGGTGAAATCGATGTGCATGTGGGCAATCAGCGCGAACCGGTTTTTCTGCTCAATCAGCCCGGTTCCAATGCAGCAGCTTTCTTTGCCGCTTCCACGGAAGGTGCGCATCTTCTGGCCATGCAAAATCTGCTCAAGCGCAAGACGCAGGAGACCAAACGCTCCGAAAGGGAATTGGAGGATCGTCTTGACTCTGTTCATGATAGTTTGGACGCATTCTATTCCTTGCCGGGCATTGAAATGAACCTGGAAAAGGCGCGGGAGATGGAGGCGCAGGCTCAGACCGTTCAGGATCAGATCCCAAGGCTGGAAAAGACTCTCTCCACCTACGGCTCTCTGTTGGATGATCTGGCGCGCCAAAGCAGGAGAATTACATCTCTCAATGCTGTTCAACCGGTTCCGGCTCTGACTGAAGTCCGCGATTTGAATTCTTTGATTACACATATGGGTGATGTTTTTCGAGCGTTTAGCAAAGGCGTGGGAGTTGTTAGGGTACTGTCGGTCTTGCGGGTACTTCCGGAAATTGAGAAAACGTCCCGTCTGGCTTTGTTTTGTGACCACTTTCGCCAGTTGGCAAAGGATTTGCGTACTGCGAGGGCTGGATGCGCAGCGATGGATGGCTTGAGCGCACCACCGGTCCCGGCGGAGACCTCGGGTCTTGCGGAGCTGACAGAAGCTTTGATCACTTCCATATATAGGGCACGTCGGGAGCAACGACGAACTGAAGTCTTGCAGTCTGTTGTGGAGCCTCCCAGCGTGACCGAGTGCGGGGCGCTGGAGTCCCTGCTTGGAGAAATAGGGTCTCTTGATCTGGACAGGCAGCGGGCGCAGGAGAGGTTCGATGCATTGGAGAAGCAGTTGGAGACATTGAAGGATGACATCGCATACCGGGTCGGGGAAGTGGGATGCTGTCCGACTTGCGGTGCGGACATCAACGCTGAAGCCTTCCTTGATCGGGGGTGTCGTCATGACGGTTGA
- a CDS encoding metallophosphoesterase family protein, which produces MTVDVVEAKGLFLIADPHLADTPPGQRLDGYLDQIMNKMAACLDRARELDLAVVFLGDMFHWPRDNSNKMLVDLIALFGSRQGNDQVWALVGNHDKYQARFTDDVSLAVLEAAGVLRLMKEDGPQFRLKTDKGDVLVGASPDGTPLPKGYEKQEGDPDTVIWLSHHNIQFPEFMEKAYSIKELPGIDWLINGHIHRPQPTLTKGQTSWANPGNVTRLTFTRISMTREPAAAIWTPGCGDLEKWVIPFEPFAAVFPDQELPPEEVQVEGESDYVKGLERLAWQRTQEGMGLKEFLTDNVPRETREGELIWELYEEVVRGE; this is translated from the coding sequence ATGACGGTTGATGTCGTTGAAGCCAAAGGGCTTTTCCTGATCGCGGACCCGCATCTGGCGGACACTCCGCCGGGTCAACGGCTGGATGGTTATCTCGATCAGATCATGAACAAGATGGCCGCGTGTCTGGATCGGGCGCGGGAGTTGGACCTCGCCGTGGTTTTTCTTGGCGACATGTTTCATTGGCCTCGTGACAACTCCAACAAGATGCTTGTGGATCTCATTGCGCTTTTTGGCTCCCGGCAGGGCAATGATCAGGTCTGGGCATTAGTGGGAAATCACGACAAGTATCAGGCCCGTTTTACCGATGACGTAAGTCTTGCTGTTCTGGAGGCGGCTGGAGTGCTTCGACTCATGAAGGAGGATGGTCCCCAGTTTCGTCTGAAGACGGACAAAGGAGATGTCCTGGTCGGTGCCAGCCCTGACGGGACTCCATTGCCCAAAGGATACGAAAAGCAGGAGGGTGACCCTGACACCGTGATCTGGCTTTCCCATCATAATATCCAGTTCCCTGAATTTATGGAGAAAGCTTACTCCATCAAAGAGTTGCCGGGTATTGACTGGCTGATAAACGGGCACATACATCGCCCGCAGCCGACCTTGACCAAAGGGCAGACTTCGTGGGCCAATCCCGGCAATGTGACCCGGCTCACTTTTACGCGCATATCCATGACTCGGGAACCGGCGGCGGCCATCTGGACCCCCGGATGTGGTGATCTGGAAAAATGGGTTATTCCCTTTGAACCTTTTGCAGCGGTCTTTCCTGATCAGGAATTACCACCTGAAGAAGTTCAGGTGGAAGGGGAGTCTGATTACGTGAAGGGACTGGAAAGACTGGCCTGGCAACGGACACAAGAAGGCATGGGGTTGAAAGAGTTTTTGACTGATAATGTCCCTCGTGAGACCCGTGAAGGGGAACTCATATGGGAGCTTTACGAGGAGGTTGTACGTGGTGAATGA
- a CDS encoding P-loop NTPase family protein: METPFPGTDLRALERRHDRLSAKAEALHAEHGRVRKQLGAIQNFLVLAPAAKDRLEELSKTLFGKILDEVELNLTHAIREILGQDRVVFTERDVKNNRLQIQFQIRNRGNEDEVEDIMSGQGGSVCNILSVGLRLIALSQLPEEKHRPFLVLDEQDCWLKPALVPKFMQLIHEIAERLSLQLLVISHHPLDLFSGAADRIFELRPDKDSGARVVQVK, from the coding sequence GTGGAAACTCCCTTTCCCGGAACGGATTTGAGGGCATTGGAGAGGCGTCACGACCGCCTGTCTGCCAAAGCCGAGGCGTTGCATGCGGAGCATGGACGAGTGCGGAAACAGCTTGGAGCCATTCAGAACTTTCTCGTATTGGCTCCTGCGGCCAAGGATCGTTTGGAAGAGTTGTCCAAGACTCTTTTCGGCAAGATTCTCGATGAGGTGGAATTGAATCTGACCCATGCGATTCGTGAAATTCTCGGGCAGGACCGTGTGGTCTTTACTGAACGGGACGTCAAGAACAACCGCCTTCAGATACAGTTTCAGATTCGTAATCGGGGAAATGAGGATGAGGTGGAAGATATCATGAGCGGGCAGGGTGGCTCGGTCTGCAACATCCTTTCCGTGGGCCTTCGGCTTATCGCCCTGTCTCAATTGCCGGAAGAAAAGCACAGGCCCTTTCTTGTTCTCGATGAGCAGGACTGCTGGCTCAAACCTGCTCTGGTGCCGAAATTCATGCAACTCATTCATGAGATAGCAGAAAGACTTTCCCTGCAACTCCTCGTGATCAGTCATCACCCGCTTGACCTGTTTTCCGGGGCAGCCGACCGGATTTTCGAATTGCGGCCGGACAAGGATTCCGGTGCAAGAGTCGTACAGGTCAAATAG
- a CDS encoding peroxiredoxin family protein: protein MKRIQTFLLIATVMIASSALAGQVFPNLALTGQLTPEQQAYLGVGSESIKLTDIKAEYLFIEGYSMYCPVCQRDAPAINALYKTVTEADPTGRIRFMGIGLGNTPYEIAFYKKKYTVPFPLFMDEDYVIHKQLGEIGTPTFYIIKLGPTPEVIFKQEGEPENMDALLNAIKETTGLK, encoded by the coding sequence ATGAAACGCATTCAGACTTTCCTTCTCATCGCCACTGTCATGATCGCATCATCGGCTCTTGCCGGGCAGGTGTTCCCGAATCTGGCGCTCACAGGTCAACTGACGCCCGAGCAACAGGCGTATCTCGGCGTTGGTTCCGAATCGATCAAGCTCACCGACATCAAGGCAGAGTATCTTTTTATCGAAGGGTACAGCATGTACTGTCCGGTTTGTCAGCGTGATGCCCCGGCGATCAACGCACTCTATAAAACCGTGACTGAGGCCGATCCGACTGGCCGTATCCGGTTCATGGGCATAGGACTTGGTAATACGCCATATGAAATTGCCTTCTACAAAAAAAAATACACTGTGCCTTTTCCACTGTTTATGGATGAAGACTACGTCATTCACAAGCAACTGGGCGAGATAGGCACACCGACTTTTTATATCATCAAACTCGGTCCCACTCCTGAAGTGATCTTCAAGCAGGAAGGGGAGCCGGAAAACATGGACGCTCTTTTGAACGCAATCAAGGAGACGACCGGACTCAAGTAG
- a CDS encoding peroxiredoxin, translating to MKKRFIFALGLVLLATTALAHEKYYSMGNLKPRDSELKVATGDMAPDFELPSVSGGTVRLSDYRGKKNVILSFVPAAWTPVCSDQWPGYNIAQEIFEELDTVLIGISVDNTPSQAAWTESMNTITFPVLSDFWPHGGVSDAYGVLRSDGIAERALFVIDKKGMIRFIDVHDINSRPDLGVLVKALQALE from the coding sequence ATGAAAAAAAGATTTATATTTGCTCTGGGGTTGGTGCTTCTGGCCACGACGGCACTGGCGCATGAAAAATATTATTCGATGGGGAATCTCAAACCGCGAGATAGCGAACTGAAGGTTGCTACGGGTGATATGGCCCCTGATTTTGAATTACCTTCGGTGTCCGGTGGCACAGTACGGCTCTCGGATTATCGTGGTAAAAAAAACGTGATCCTTTCCTTTGTGCCTGCCGCATGGACGCCTGTGTGTTCTGACCAGTGGCCTGGGTATAATATTGCGCAGGAAATATTTGAGGAATTGGACACTGTGTTGATAGGCATTTCAGTGGATAATACCCCTTCCCAGGCTGCGTGGACTGAATCCATGAACACCATTACGTTCCCCGTGCTTTCTGATTTTTGGCCTCATGGTGGGGTTTCGGATGCTTACGGAGTGCTTCGCAGTGACGGTATTGCGGAAAGGGCGTTATTTGTCATCGACAAAAAGGGAATGATTCGTTTCATCGATGTCCACGATATCAATTCCCGGCCTGATCTGGGAGTTCTGGTCAAGGCTCTGCAAGCCCTGGAGTAG
- a CDS encoding response regulator, whose product MTTKEKILVIDDEQPTLRMFTLLLSAYGYQIITAENGQEGFELFKKERPNLVLTDIKMPVMDGIEVLKQIKSVNPHAEVIVITGHGDMDLAIQALNLDATDFINKPLQRKALEQALSRAAERLEIARNEEGQVSLEERVKAAVIGVRGNVTTNTIPHLTETFNKARKLDKSLVLIDFEKNASINGAGLTGLTTLLQSQRDAGVRVVLTGLSTNFKAVFEMVGITKLAKLFDSEEEALKVR is encoded by the coding sequence ATGACAACGAAAGAAAAAATATTGGTTATTGACGATGAGCAACCCACATTGCGAATGTTTACCCTGCTGCTCTCAGCCTATGGATACCAAATCATTACCGCTGAAAACGGGCAGGAGGGCTTCGAACTGTTCAAAAAAGAACGCCCCAACCTCGTCCTAACAGACATCAAAATGCCTGTCATGGACGGCATTGAGGTCCTCAAACAGATAAAAAGCGTCAATCCCCATGCCGAGGTCATCGTCATCACCGGGCATGGCGACATGGACCTGGCTATTCAGGCGCTCAATCTGGATGCCACGGATTTCATCAACAAACCGCTACAACGCAAAGCGCTTGAGCAGGCGTTGTCCCGCGCCGCCGAGCGGTTGGAGATCGCCAGAAATGAAGAGGGGCAGGTCTCTCTTGAAGAGCGCGTCAAAGCTGCGGTCATTGGGGTACGCGGAAATGTCACCACCAATACCATCCCGCATCTCACGGAAACATTCAACAAGGCAAGGAAGCTCGACAAGTCTCTGGTACTCATCGACTTTGAAAAGAATGCATCCATCAACGGAGCCGGACTGACCGGACTGACCACGCTCCTGCAATCTCAACGGGATGCCGGAGTCCGGGTGGTCCTGACCGGCCTTTCCACCAATTTCAAAGCTGTGTTCGAAATGGTCGGTATTACCAAACTGGCAAAACTCTTCGACTCGGAAGAGGAAGCCCTGAAAGTCCGCTAA
- a CDS encoding ATP-binding protein yields the protein MSVQDKIIQWFTLSGLREKLLLSMLVAVLFISVCIAFVSRYILVSSLTHELEIRGKAVAHSVAERGGSYILDKDIPQLLTLIFDEAKLHQRKYMLSYIFVQDAEGNLLAHTMTRNLPKVLLTNQVPEGEPDSVKLIEVEDESIYDVAAAINEGLYRIGTVHVGLNKSHIDTLIGKLRVAFFGFISLIILITAFFSSWLTRYITQPISDLTRISDEISRGNFDIPLKFGRDEQWDTSNCPAFTNTDLPCWHFDESRSADPPGDAHRQCANCTFYRKHEGDEVVQLSDSFRNMVWSIKLYRRRLRESEEKYRSLFDSGPDPIFVVECESGEIRDANPRTVELYGLSRQELKGMNFETLGPDHNADCLDYFRDGGNGCVYFPKRIHYKLDNEPFFVNMHACPISYRGRHAIIIAVTDITEMIEKDAQLIQAGKMKSLGEMSAGVAHEINQPLNVIKMGSEFLSMMQQENIEVPREHFLQVVADISTQVDRAAEIINTLRSFGRKSDLIEEKVNINQPVTAVLSMIRRQFELENIRFELELTEGLPPILAHSNRLQQVLFNLVANARDAINENSSPNAPAKERRITIRSNQNGNFVYIEVQDTGTGISEEDQHKVFEPFFTTKETGQGMGLGLAITYGIIKDYGGDIRITSEKNKGTVFRMQFPEAGTRGGSTA from the coding sequence GTGAGCGTACAGGACAAAATAATCCAGTGGTTCACTCTCTCCGGCCTGCGTGAAAAACTTCTCCTCTCCATGCTGGTGGCCGTGTTGTTCATCAGTGTCTGTATCGCCTTTGTCTCTCGCTATATCCTGGTCAGTTCCCTGACACATGAATTGGAGATTCGAGGCAAAGCCGTGGCTCACTCCGTTGCCGAACGAGGAGGCTCCTATATCCTGGATAAGGATATCCCTCAGTTGCTGACCCTTATTTTCGACGAGGCCAAACTGCACCAACGGAAGTACATGCTCTCATATATCTTTGTGCAGGATGCGGAGGGAAACCTGCTGGCTCACACCATGACCCGTAACCTGCCGAAGGTTCTGCTGACCAATCAAGTCCCTGAAGGCGAGCCTGATTCTGTCAAACTCATCGAAGTCGAGGACGAATCCATCTATGATGTCGCGGCAGCCATCAATGAAGGGCTTTACCGTATCGGAACTGTCCATGTCGGCCTGAACAAAAGCCACATCGACACCCTGATCGGAAAGTTACGCGTAGCCTTTTTCGGCTTCATCTCACTGATCATCCTGATAACCGCATTTTTTTCTTCATGGCTGACTCGCTATATCACCCAGCCCATTTCCGACCTGACGCGCATCTCCGATGAAATCAGCCGGGGGAATTTCGATATTCCCCTGAAATTCGGCAGAGATGAACAGTGGGATACATCGAATTGCCCGGCTTTTACCAACACAGACCTCCCCTGCTGGCATTTCGATGAATCACGCAGTGCCGATCCCCCCGGCGATGCACATCGGCAATGCGCCAACTGCACGTTTTACCGAAAACATGAAGGAGACGAGGTCGTCCAACTCAGCGACTCCTTCCGCAACATGGTCTGGTCCATAAAACTCTATAGACGCAGGCTGCGAGAATCAGAGGAAAAATACCGTTCCCTCTTCGATTCCGGGCCAGACCCCATTTTCGTTGTGGAATGCGAAAGCGGGGAAATCCGCGATGCCAACCCTCGCACGGTGGAACTTTACGGATTGTCCAGACAAGAGCTCAAGGGCATGAATTTCGAAACCCTTGGGCCGGACCACAATGCCGATTGCCTGGACTATTTTCGGGACGGCGGCAACGGCTGCGTCTATTTCCCCAAGAGAATCCATTACAAGCTCGACAATGAACCTTTTTTTGTCAATATGCATGCCTGCCCCATCTCGTATCGAGGTCGTCATGCCATCATCATCGCCGTAACAGACATCACAGAGATGATAGAAAAAGATGCCCAGTTGATACAGGCGGGCAAAATGAAATCTCTTGGAGAAATGAGCGCAGGCGTTGCTCATGAAATCAACCAGCCCCTCAATGTCATCAAGATGGGAAGCGAATTTCTCTCCATGATGCAGCAGGAGAATATCGAGGTTCCCAGAGAACATTTTCTCCAGGTTGTGGCTGATATCTCCACTCAAGTGGACCGGGCCGCCGAAATCATTAACACCCTGCGCTCCTTTGGTCGCAAATCCGACTTGATTGAAGAAAAAGTCAACATCAACCAACCGGTGACGGCAGTGCTCTCCATGATTCGGCGGCAGTTTGAACTGGAAAACATCCGCTTTGAACTGGAGCTGACCGAGGGGCTTCCTCCGATCCTGGCACACTCCAACAGACTGCAACAAGTCCTGTTCAATCTTGTGGCCAATGCCCGAGACGCAATTAATGAGAATTCATCGCCCAACGCTCCGGCCAAAGAACGTCGCATCACGATACGAAGCAATCAGAATGGCAATTTCGTCTATATTGAGGTGCAGGATACGGGCACAGGCATTTCAGAAGAAGACCAGCACAAAGTCTTTGAGCCATTCTTCACGACCAAGGAAACAGGGCAGGGCATGGGACTTGGCCTTGCCATCACATATGGCATTATCAAGGATTATGGCGGGGATATCCGCATAACAAGTGAAAAAAACAAGGGAACCGTGTTTCGCATGCAATTTCCCGAAGCGGGCACACGAGGAGGTTCCACAGCATGA
- a CDS encoding ABC transporter substrate-binding protein codes for MNKPLWIFIYLLLIVTMGACSPAGETDSVRPPTPGVSADSIMLGSSLPLTGHAAYLGTQTLRGAQAYIRKINDDGGVNGRKIIIEAKDDSYDPPRCLSNTQQFIIDNDVLALFCYVGTPTTVKVLPLVEEARIPLIGMFTGANALREPFNRYVVNIRASYYQETEAAVTHLIQDLGIKKIAVFYQYDAYGFDGLIGTELALKKHHLEPVARGSYIRGTLNIKEGLEKIRTSGAKAVVMVGTYGACARFISKAQEHDYTPIFYNVSFVGAEELARRIGNGSPTVLMSQVVPPPGPDGTPHDAAEEYVELLHHYFPGETPSFVGLEGFFNARILVEALKKAGRNLTREGLVNAIESIRNYDLGPGMSITYGPRDRQGLDQVYFTHLDQGSFVPFSDWKDLLPTTETGP; via the coding sequence TTGAATAAACCTCTGTGGATATTCATCTATCTTCTTTTGATCGTCACCATGGGGGCCTGTTCCCCGGCTGGCGAAACTGATTCCGTGCGTCCTCCCACACCTGGAGTTTCCGCAGACAGCATCATGCTTGGCTCGTCACTGCCCCTGACCGGTCATGCTGCCTATCTGGGGACGCAAACCCTGCGTGGCGCACAGGCATATATCCGCAAGATCAATGATGACGGCGGCGTCAACGGACGAAAAATCATCATTGAAGCCAAAGACGATTCCTATGATCCGCCCCGCTGCCTCTCGAACACGCAGCAATTCATCATCGACAACGACGTCCTCGCCCTGTTCTGCTATGTCGGCACACCAACTACCGTCAAAGTACTTCCCCTGGTGGAAGAAGCGAGAATTCCACTTATCGGCATGTTTACCGGGGCCAATGCACTCCGAGAACCCTTCAATCGCTATGTCGTGAACATCAGGGCGTCCTACTATCAGGAAACCGAGGCCGCAGTCACTCACCTCATACAGGATCTGGGCATCAAAAAGATCGCAGTATTCTATCAATACGATGCCTATGGATTTGATGGTCTCATCGGGACGGAACTGGCTCTCAAGAAACATCATCTAGAACCCGTGGCCCGAGGGTCTTATATTCGCGGCACCCTCAATATCAAGGAAGGCCTTGAGAAAATACGCACATCCGGTGCCAAAGCTGTTGTCATGGTTGGCACCTATGGAGCCTGTGCCCGGTTCATCTCCAAAGCTCAGGAGCATGACTACACGCCCATTTTCTACAATGTCTCGTTTGTCGGAGCCGAGGAACTCGCTCGCCGCATTGGTAACGGATCACCCACGGTGCTGATGTCCCAGGTTGTCCCCCCTCCCGGTCCGGATGGCACACCACACGACGCGGCCGAAGAATATGTCGAGCTTCTGCACCATTACTTCCCCGGTGAGACACCCAGTTTTGTGGGGCTTGAAGGCTTCTTCAATGCAAGGATACTCGTAGAAGCTCTGAAGAAAGCGGGCCGCAACCTGACACGCGAAGGACTGGTCAACGCCATAGAATCCATACGCAACTATGACCTCGGACCAGGGATGTCCATCACCTATGGTCCCAGGGACAGACAGGGGCTGGATCAGGTCTATTTTACCCATCTCGATCAGGGAAGCTTTGTTCCCTTTTCCGACTGGAAGGACCTTCTTCCCACAACGGAGACCGGCCCGTGA
- a CDS encoding CBS and ACT domain-containing protein, translated as MLVKNWMTAEVVTITPDRSMMKASKLMKDKIISCVPVVDENGKIVGIVSDRDIKDASPSKATTLDMHELYYLLSEIKIKDIMTKKVTTIREDETVEKAAVLMLEGRFGSLPVVDENNVVVGIITDTDVFKVLVEISGIYEGGVQVCLEISTGPGSLAPILDYLKENGARIMSVMTHNVPESEGLKNVYIRLRDMEKSDLKRLKAGMEERFSVLYWTVDPVHRVV; from the coding sequence ATGCTGGTAAAGAACTGGATGACTGCGGAAGTGGTAACCATTACCCCGGACCGTTCCATGATGAAGGCTTCCAAATTGATGAAGGACAAGATCATCAGTTGTGTGCCTGTTGTGGATGAAAACGGCAAAATCGTCGGTATCGTTTCCGATCGGGATATCAAGGACGCATCGCCGTCCAAGGCCACGACCCTGGACATGCATGAACTCTACTACCTGCTGTCCGAGATCAAGATCAAAGATATCATGACCAAAAAGGTCACCACTATCCGCGAAGACGAGACAGTGGAAAAAGCTGCGGTCCTGATGCTTGAAGGCCGCTTCGGAAGCCTGCCGGTGGTGGATGAAAATAATGTTGTCGTCGGTATTATCACCGATACGGATGTCTTCAAGGTACTGGTTGAAATATCAGGTATCTATGAAGGTGGAGTTCAGGTCTGCCTCGAAATTTCCACCGGACCGGGAAGCCTTGCTCCCATTCTTGATTATCTCAAGGAAAATGGAGCGCGGATCATGTCGGTGATGACGCATAATGTCCCTGAGAGCGAAGGACTCAAAAACGTCTATATCCGTCTGCGTGATATGGAGAAATCTGATCTGAAGCGCCTCAAGGCAGGTATGGAAGAGCGCTTCTCCGTCCTGTATTGGACCGTAGACCCTGTTCACCGTGTCGTTTAG
- a CDS encoding sugar phosphate isomerase/epimerase family protein, giving the protein MDVNSSFRPRPMLLLSSGCLFHLPLRLIARLGRNAGFAGLEVIMNSPRLCHSSELDGVDALLPIKSLHAPFRRWSDWGGHLAAWKATTSLANSLPNVDHITLHPPGTRLANMIANRWFEKAHDLALLLDAKGRVRFSLETMPWVRGSPFGRHPFEQLLELCRDKNVGLTFDVCHMGVSGLNIMDAIGHVPDALLYNVHFSDAKGYTEHLSPGKGDLPLDDFLKHLGKRGYDGYLTLELEPSAFPDDLDASTEILAGMRTHIETRLMRGAKEA; this is encoded by the coding sequence ATGGACGTCAACTCTTCCTTCAGACCGAGACCAATGCTGCTGCTTTCTTCAGGATGTCTTTTTCATCTTCCCTTGCGTCTCATAGCACGCCTTGGCCGTAATGCCGGGTTCGCAGGTCTTGAGGTGATCATGAATTCGCCCCGGTTGTGTCACTCTTCGGAGCTGGATGGAGTGGATGCGCTGCTTCCCATCAAGAGTTTGCATGCACCTTTTCGACGCTGGTCGGATTGGGGCGGACACCTTGCAGCCTGGAAAGCGACGACTTCTCTTGCCAATTCCCTGCCCAACGTCGACCATATCACACTGCATCCACCCGGCACTCGGCTTGCCAACATGATCGCCAACCGATGGTTCGAGAAGGCTCATGACCTTGCTCTGTTACTCGACGCCAAGGGGCGTGTGCGATTTTCTTTGGAAACCATGCCCTGGGTGCGAGGTTCACCCTTTGGCAGGCATCCCTTTGAGCAACTCCTGGAACTGTGTCGTGACAAAAATGTTGGATTGACTTTTGATGTCTGTCATATGGGAGTGTCCGGGTTGAATATCATGGATGCCATTGGTCATGTGCCTGACGCGCTCTTGTATAACGTCCATTTCTCTGATGCCAAGGGGTATACCGAGCACCTTTCTCCAGGAAAGGGCGACCTGCCGCTCGATGATTTTCTCAAGCATCTTGGCAAACGTGGGTATGATGGCTACCTTACCCTGGAACTGGAACCGTCTGCTTTCCCCGATGATCTTGATGCCAGTACCGAAATACTGGCAGGAATGCGGACACATATTGAGACCCGCCTGATGCGGGGTGCAAAGGAAGCTTGA